A genomic window from Triticum urartu cultivar G1812 chromosome 7, Tu2.1, whole genome shotgun sequence includes:
- the LOC125518676 gene encoding GDSL esterase/lipase At5g03600-like, giving the protein MKLLPAALGLVLLLLLVLNPNGVEARPAPAGGHQKKASSATFFIFGDDFADNGNLPLTDPVTRMSRQWAYPYGSNYIDADGFPRPNTPSGRFSNYKIQSDFIATMLGLEEAPPAHARTAEKTCDPSGMTFATGGAGVLDSTSHEVPALAKQVDTFRKMVKDGTITENQLSRSVALVAFFGNDYAGTGVIGISSPSDINAYIGKVTKEIAANVDQLLKLGVTKVLVNNLHPIGCTPSHTRTNNYTTCDIFENLGASIHNDNLKQVMASKKNVYIVDVYTAFANIVDHAAGKGSEMSKQFKRKLLPCCESLNSNGYCGQQGESSAELLYTVCDKSSKFFYWDDMHPTHAGWEAVMKQLEKPLREFVNRA; this is encoded by the exons ATGAAGCTTCTTCCGGCCGCCCtcggcctcgtcctcctcctcctgctcgtTCTGAATCCCAATGGCGTGGAGGCCCGGCCAGCCCCGGCCGGTGGCCATCAGAAGAAGGCGTCGAGCGCTACCTTCTTCATCTTCGGGGATGACTTCGCCGACAACGGGAACCTTCCTCTGACCGACCCAGTCACCAGGATGTCGAGGCAATGGGCCTACCCCTACGGCTCCAACTACATTGATGCCGATGGGTTTCCGCGGCCGAATACTCCGTCCGGCCGCTTCTCAAACTATAAAATCCAGTCGGATTTCATCG CAACAATGCTGGGATTGGAGGAAGCCCCTCCGGCGCATGCCCGCACGGCAGAGAAAACCTGCGACccatccggcatgacctttgctaccGGTGGTGCAGGCGTGTTGGACAGTACATCACACGAGGTCCCCGCCCTCGCCAAGCAGGTCGACACTTTTAGGAAGATGGTCAAGGACGGGACCATCACGGAGAATCAATTGAGTCGCTCCGTAGCGCTCGTGGCCTTCTTTGGCAATGACTATGCAGGCACTGGCGTCATTGGCATAAGTAGCCCCAGCGAT ATTAATGCTTATATTGGAAAGGTGACAAAAGAGATTGCAGCTAATGTGGATCAATTGTTGAAGCTTGGGGTGACAAAGGTTCTTGTCAATAACTTGCACCCTATCGGTTGCACGCCATCACACACCCGAACCAACAACTACACCACGTGTGATATTTTTGAAAACTTGGGTGCATCAATCCACAACGATAATCTGAAACAAGTTATGGCATCAAAGAAGAATGTCTACATCGTCGACGTGTACACGGCCTTTGCCAATATTGTGGATCATGCGGCAG GCAAAGGCTCAGAGATGTCCAAACAATTCAAGCGCAAACTATTGCCGTGCTGCGAGAGTTTGAATTCGAATGGTTACTGCGGACAGCAGGGCGAGTCATCCGCGGAGCTTCTGTACACAGTGTGCGACAAGTCGAGCAAATTCTTCTATTGGGACGACATGCACCCAACACACGCAGGATGGGAAGCTGTCATGAAACAGTTGGAAAAACCCTTGAGGGAGTTTGTAAACCGAGCGTAG
- the LOC125518675 gene encoding myricetin 3-O-rhamnoside 1,2-glucosyltransferase UGT709G2-like — MNYMTIQVQSITMLLAKKASRVHRHEGPPIVLVALKDYQAYGTLSNAGLSCHQICKLGDLPFAGVMDAAVHVLVFPWPRQGHINPMLHFATALVDAGLQVTFLHTEHNLRRLPQAPLPPRLRLLSIPDGLPDDHPRSFLELLESMRKTSSAAYRALLLSADAPVTCVVADGTMPFAIDVAEELGIPALAFATHSACSYLALLSMPKLVELGETPFPADDLVCGVPGMEGFLRRRDLPRGLYCTEQGEGDPWMLKLAEVTARSSKACALILNTTTSMEQPALAHIASRTSDVFAVGPLHARSRLTASASLWQEDDGCMAWLDSHEDQSVVYVSLGSRAVITHEQFTEFLSGLVATGYAFLWALRPDMVQMTSSTLLREAIGVVEGGKAHVVEWAPQRDVLRHRAVGCFLTHAGWNSTLECAMEGVPMVCWPFFSDQQINSRFVGAVWRTGLDTKDVCDRGVVERTVREAMVSDEIRGVAQAMAQQLRLDVAQVGSSSSELERLVRFIRELSIRSC; from the exons ATGAATTACATGACCATCCAAGTTCAATCAATAACTATGCTGCTGGCAAAGAAGGCATCAAGGGTTCACCGCCATGAGGGTCCGCCAATTGTTTTAGTCGCTCTCAAGGATTATCAG GCCTATGGAACTCTGAGCAACGCCGGCCTGAGCTGCCATCAAATTTGCAAGTTGGGCGACCTCCCGTTTGCCGGAGTGATGGATGCCGCGGTGCACGTCCTCGTGTTCCCCTGGCCAAGGCAGGGACACATCAACCCCATGCTCCATTTCGCCACCGCCCTCGTCGATGCCGGCCTCCAAGTCACCTTCCTCCACACCGAGCACAACCTCCGCCGTCTTCCCCAGGCGCCTCTGCCACCGCGCCTACGCTTGCTTTCCATCCCTGACGGACTCCCCGACGACCACCCTCGCAGCTTCTTGGAGCTTCTGGAGTCCATGCGGAAGACCAGCAGCGCCGCATACCGTGCCCTGCTCTTGTCCGCCGACGCGCCGGTGACATGCGTTGTTGCCGATGGCACCATGCCGTTCGCCATCGATGTCGCCGAGGAGCTTGGCATCCCGGCGCTCGCCTTCGCCACGCACAGCGCCTGCAGCTACCTGGCGCTCCTGTCTATGCCCAAGCTCGTTGAGCTCGGCGAGACCCCCTTCCCTGCGGACGACCTGGTGTGCGGCGTTCCGGGGATGGAGGGCTTCCTCCGGCGCCGAGATCTTCCTCGTGGACTCTACTGCACTGAACAAGGCGAGGGAGACCCCTGGATGCTCAAGCTTGCCGAGGTCACCGCTCGCTCCAGCAAGGCATGTGCGCTCATACTCAACACCACCACGTCCATGGAGCAGCCAGCGCTCGCCCACATTGCGTCGCGCACAAGTGACGTCTTCGCTGTAGGCCCACTGCATGCCAGGTCAAGGCTCACCGCAAGCGCAAGCCTGTGGCAGGAGGACGACGGGTGCATGGCGTGGCTGGACAGCCACGAGGACCAGTCCGTCGTGTACGTGAGCCTGGGGAGCCGCGCGGTGATCACGCATGAGCAGTTCACTGAGTTCCTCTCCGGCCTGGTAGCTACTGGATATGCCTTCCTCTGGGCGCTCCGGCCGGACATGGTCCAGATGACCAGCTCCACGCTCCTCCGAGAAGCCATCGGGGTAGTGGAGGGCGGCAAGGCACACGTCGTCGAGTGGGCTCCTCAGCGGGACGTGCTGCGGCACCGGGCGGTGGGCTGCTTCCTGACACACGCCGGATGGAACTCGACGCTGGAGTGCGCCATGGAAGGCGTGCCGATGGTGTGCTGGCCCTTCTTCTCCGACCAGCAGATCAACAGCCGCTTCGTGGGCGCCGTGTGGAGGACGGGGCTGGACACGAAGGACGTCTGCGACAGAGGCGTCGTTGAGAGGACGGTGAGGGAGGCCATGGTGTCCGACGAGATCAGGGGGGTGGCCCAAGCTATGGCGCAGCAGTTGAGGCTGGATGTCGCGCAGGTGGGGTCGTCGTCGTCCGAGTTGGAGCGGCTCGTCCGCTTCATCAGGGAGCTCAGCATCAGGTCCTGTTGA